A part of Paenarthrobacter sp. A20 genomic DNA contains:
- a CDS encoding MFS transporter: MSVATNSTKELLDTPVLKSAISKASRRLMPMLVILYVVAFLDRTNVGFAEAALEVDKGITAGAYALGAGIFFIGYALFEIPSNLLLTKFGAKVWLARIAITWGIVSACFAFVQGETSFIILRFLLGVTEAGLFPGVIMFLAAWFPNKVRVKMFAIFYLAQPFSQMMGAPLSGWLINIGDQVPGVAGWQVMFFVEGMLAVLAGIAAYFFLINSPQDAKFLTKEEKKALSDVMALEDTVKEETGPRGVLASMRNGRVWYFTVIYFCLQVAVYGVTFYLPQQVAQLTGQKVGIAVGLLAAIPWFFGIFACYFIGKAANTVARRRRWGTALFISTGLCIFGSAWAGANQLPALGIIFITLAVCSFLSTGPICWSYPTAFLTGTAAAAGIGLINSLGNLGGFVAPILRTTVNQVTASDTGTMGVYALGVLPFVAALLMFGTKRFSNKADELLGK; this comes from the coding sequence ATGTCTGTTGCCACCAATTCCACCAAGGAGTTGCTGGATACGCCGGTCCTCAAATCGGCGATCTCCAAAGCGTCACGGCGGCTCATGCCGATGCTCGTCATCCTGTACGTGGTGGCCTTCCTGGACCGCACCAACGTTGGCTTCGCAGAAGCAGCGCTGGAAGTGGACAAGGGCATCACAGCGGGCGCCTACGCCCTGGGCGCGGGGATCTTCTTCATCGGTTACGCGCTGTTCGAGATCCCCAGCAACCTGCTGCTCACCAAGTTCGGGGCCAAGGTGTGGCTCGCCCGCATCGCCATCACGTGGGGCATCGTCTCGGCGTGTTTTGCTTTCGTGCAGGGCGAGACGTCGTTCATCATTCTCCGGTTCTTGCTGGGCGTCACTGAGGCCGGCTTGTTCCCGGGCGTCATCATGTTCCTGGCGGCGTGGTTCCCCAACAAGGTCCGAGTGAAGATGTTCGCCATCTTCTACCTGGCCCAGCCCTTCTCCCAGATGATGGGTGCACCGCTGTCCGGTTGGCTCATCAACATCGGTGACCAGGTCCCGGGCGTTGCAGGCTGGCAGGTGATGTTCTTCGTCGAAGGCATGCTGGCCGTCCTGGCCGGTATCGCCGCCTACTTCTTCCTGATCAACAGCCCACAAGACGCTAAGTTCCTGACCAAGGAAGAGAAAAAGGCGCTGTCCGACGTCATGGCACTCGAAGACACTGTCAAGGAGGAAACGGGTCCCCGGGGCGTCCTGGCCTCCATGCGGAACGGCCGCGTCTGGTACTTCACCGTCATCTACTTCTGCCTGCAGGTAGCGGTCTACGGTGTGACGTTCTACCTGCCCCAGCAGGTGGCGCAGCTGACCGGACAAAAGGTGGGCATCGCCGTCGGACTTCTTGCGGCTATCCCGTGGTTCTTCGGAATCTTCGCCTGCTACTTCATCGGCAAGGCCGCCAACACGGTGGCGCGTCGTCGCCGTTGGGGCACGGCACTGTTCATCTCCACGGGGCTCTGCATCTTCGGATCCGCGTGGGCGGGCGCCAACCAGCTGCCCGCGCTCGGCATCATCTTCATCACCTTGGCGGTGTGCAGCTTCTTGTCCACCGGTCCCATTTGCTGGTCGTATCCGACGGCGTTCCTCACCGGAACTGCCGCGGCTGCCGGCATCGGGCTGATCAACTCCCTCGGAAACCTGGGCGGGTTCGTCGCCCCGATCCTGCGCACCACGGTCAACCAGGTCACGGCTTCGGACACGGGAACCATGGGCGTCTACGCCTTGGGCGTCCTGCCTTTCGTTGCGGCATTGCTGATGTTCGGTACCAAGCGCTTCAGCAACAAGGCCGACGAACTGCTGGGCAAGTAG
- a CDS encoding triose-phosphate isomerase family protein, producing MLSAPDTLFIGVSTKMYMGYAQSLAWLEQLVAEVDARPALAAGRVVPFVIPSFPVLPAAARMLEGTSLVLGAQNCGWSDGPWTGEVSPSMLAELGAGLVEIGHAERRRFFAEDEAMIALKVSAAVDSGLTPLLCVGERDVGDPGAAADTVFRQIKAAVAGDWSVASQLVIAYEPVWAIGAPEPASAGYVSRVAAALRESLGHHGLAGIPVIYGGSAQPGLLPQLDGVSGLFLGRFAHDATNFGRVLDEALSFCTADAPKTPSKGH from the coding sequence ATGCTCTCTGCTCCTGACACCCTGTTCATCGGGGTCAGCACCAAGATGTACATGGGCTACGCGCAGAGCCTGGCGTGGTTGGAGCAGCTGGTGGCAGAAGTGGACGCCCGTCCGGCCCTTGCGGCCGGGCGGGTGGTCCCGTTTGTGATCCCGTCCTTTCCGGTTTTGCCCGCAGCGGCACGGATGCTGGAGGGCACATCCTTGGTGCTCGGCGCCCAGAACTGCGGCTGGTCTGATGGGCCGTGGACGGGTGAGGTTTCTCCGTCGATGCTTGCTGAACTCGGGGCTGGCCTGGTGGAAATCGGTCATGCCGAGCGGCGACGTTTCTTTGCAGAAGACGAGGCGATGATCGCGCTCAAGGTCAGCGCCGCCGTCGACTCCGGGCTGACGCCGCTGCTGTGTGTGGGGGAACGCGACGTCGGCGATCCGGGGGCGGCGGCTGATACGGTGTTCCGGCAGATCAAGGCAGCAGTGGCAGGTGACTGGTCCGTTGCCTCACAACTGGTTATCGCTTACGAACCTGTGTGGGCGATCGGTGCCCCGGAGCCCGCCTCAGCCGGGTATGTTTCGCGGGTAGCGGCCGCGCTACGGGAATCGCTGGGCCACCACGGACTGGCAGGAATTCCCGTCATCTACGGCGGATCGGCACAACCAGGCTTGTTGCCACAGCTGGACGGGGTGTCAGGGCTTTTCCTTGGCCGGTTCGCGCACGACGCCACCAACTTTGGCCGGGTCCTGGACGAAGCCCTGAGTTTTTGTACAGCAGATGCCCCTAAGACGCCTTCTAAAGGGCATTAG